One window of the Triticum dicoccoides isolate Atlit2015 ecotype Zavitan chromosome 3B, WEW_v2.0, whole genome shotgun sequence genome contains the following:
- the LOC119279206 gene encoding uncharacterized protein LOC119279206 has product MHPTSLLSILVSLFIFHQRVHAECEPVACGNFTIKYPFWLGAPSRPPPEPSCGHPAFELWCPANTTSASMRGSAIQVLSIDYDASSFVASHSRFAGGTNTSVCRADFNMSSSLALAPFRISPSNMALCLLFDCNGREPRGREYVNATASCDKPIYAYLRRSYDRDTPPSIPTGSCTYTYLPVLGSEATVSTAANYSRLLKAGFNLDWAGTGSEDCPTCIASGGQCRYSNSTAAFGCLCPGDGKLRGSTCAGATPTAQPPWTYQILEISYGDNGTFQVTNLDLLDSTCDVVLCVNSSSGLGLAPFCISAANQELLFLYNCITLHTQPPPPTWAPLKKDAPVQFCRQVLFDFGTLRLRLVVGVSFPTDGRARLLLSPGPPVGGSHHHFHSFSPKTLSPRAHSLPPQPAMDDAIDLDAAAGLATLASSGTAAPAGKGKPLAPCKTAAAAPRKPKKALTPEQRACESAKRKGSRHAVNARDEAAPQQEHGLVQAAVAAANTGSSVFPRMVLPDSPRASACNLIPGFHVYQQASHLSGECSPEAAFRRDQVDIDLDGFPLDHEFPEDYGLEEKDECDIEWQKKLNHRWYGNHSITTSGLPKEITFASISALTSAATTLLLPCLYVLIWHRKGKRLWFLLCKKNSSNTEKNYEAMIVSYGSLAPKRYTYSEVMKITSSRNNQLGKGGYGVVFQGRLYDDRLVAVKFLHDCIGNGDEFVNEVMSIGRTSHVNIVNLFRFCLERSKRALIYEYMPNGSLDKYIYSENPKEILGWERLYAIALGIARGLEYLHHSCNTRIVHFDIKPQNILLDKDFNPKIADFGLAKLCHTKESKLSMTGARGTIGFIAPEVHSRTFGVVSTKSDVYSYGMMLLEMVGGRRNVKSIVAKSSEKYFPDWIYDHFAQDDGLQACEVIGETEEIARKITLIGLWCVQILPAYRPTITKVLEMFERSSDDMDMPPKQNFSGLLESSAHNMDVQSSSSNKSEEISLVN; this is encoded by the exons ATGCATCCAACCTCACTGCTCTCCATCTTGGTCTCACTGTTCATCTTCCATCAACGGGTACATGCCGAGTGTGAGCCGGTGGCGTGCGGGAACTTCACCATCAAGTACCCGTTCTGGCTCGGCGCGCCCAGCCGTCCCCCGCCGGAGCCCTCCTGCGGCCACCCGGCCTTCGAGCTCTGGTGCCCCGCCAACACCACGTCGGCTTCCATGAGAGGCTCCGCCATCCAAGTCCTAAGCATCGACTACGACGCCAGCAGCTTCGTTGCCTCCCACAGCAGGTTCGCCGGGGGCACCAACACCAGCGTGTGCCGCGCCGACTTCAACATGTCGTCCAGCCTAGCTCTCGCCCCGTTCAGGATCAGCCCCAGCAATATGGCCTTGTGCCTTCTCTTCGACTGCAACGGGAGAGAACCGCGTGGGCGCGAGTACGTGAACGCCACCGCCAGCTGCGATAAACCCATCTATGCGTACCTCCGCAGGAGCTACGACCGGGACACACCACCGTCGATCCCCACTGGTTCCTGCACCTACACGTACCTGCCGGTACTCGGGTCGGAGGCGACAGTCTCGACGGCAGCCAACTATAGCCGGCTGCTGAAGGCCGGGTTCAACCTGGATTGGGCAGGCACCGGCAGCGAGGACTGCCCAACCTGCATCGCCAGCGGCGGCCAGTGTCGGTACAGCAACTCGACCGCGGCGTTCGGTTGCCTCTGCCCCGGCGACGGGAAGCTGCGTGGCTCGACATGCGCCG GTGCGACGCCAACGGCACAGCCTCCCTGGACGTACCAGATCCTGGAGATCTCTTACGGAGACAACGGCACCTTCCAGGTCACCAACCTCGATCTCTTGGATAGCACCTGCGACGTCGTGCTCTGTGTGAACTCTTCTTCGGGCCTCGGCCTCGCGCCCTTCTGCATCAGCGCTGCCAACCAGGAGCTCCTCTTCCTCTACAACTGCATCACCCTGCacacgcagccgccgccgcctacaTGGGCGCCTTTGAA AAAAGATGCACCGGTTCAGTTCTGTAGACAAGTACTCTTCGATTTCGGCACACTAAGGCTTCGTTTGGTTGTTGGGGTTTCCTTCCCCACGG acggacgcgcgcgcCTACTCCTCTCCCCGGGCCCGCCGGTCGGTGGCAGCCACCACCATTTCCACTCATTTTCCCCAAAAACACTATCGCCCCGCGCGCACTCGCTCCCGCCCCAACCAGCCATGGACGACGCcatcgacctcgacgccgccgccggcctcgccacCCTCGCCTCGTCCGGCACCGCCGCCCCCGCCGGGAAAGGCAAGCCTCTTGCCCCGTGCAAGACGGCCGCAGCGGCCCCGAGGAAGCCAAAGAAGGCGCTGACGCCTGAACAACGGGCATGCGAGTCAGCCAAGAGGAAGGGCTCGAGGCATGCCGTGAACGCGAGGGATGAGGCCGCCCCGCAGCAGGAG cacggcCTCGTCCAAGCCGCTGTTGCCGCGGCCAACACCGGCTCGTCGGTGTTTCCTCGGATGGTGTTGCCCGACTCGCCCCGCGCGTCGGCTTGCAACCTGAtccccggcttccacgtctaccAACAGGCCTCCCACCTCTCCGGGGAGTGCTCGCCCGAA GCAGCCTTCAGGCGTGATCAGGTCGACATCGACCTGGACGGCTTCCCCCTCGACCACGAGTTCCCGGAAGACTACGGGCTAGAGGAAAaggacgagtgcgacatcgaa TGGCAAAAGAAATTAAACCACCGATGGTATGGAAATCATAGTATTACAACTTCTGGTTTACCAAAGGAAATAACATTTGCTTCCATCTCAGCTTTGACATCAGCAGCTacaaccttgctcttgccatgccttTATGTGCTGATATGGCACAGAAAGGGGAAAAGACTATGGTTTCTCCTTTGCAAGAAGAACAGCAGCAACACTGAAAAGAATTACGAGGCCATGATAGTATCCTATGGATCCCTAGCTCCAAAAAGATACACATACTCAGAGGTAATGAAGATAACTTCTTCTCGCAATAAtcagcttggaaaaggtggatatgGTGTGGTTTTCCAAGGGAGACTATATGATGATCGTTTGGTTGCTGTCAAATTCTTGCATGACTGCATAGGAAATGGTGACGAGTTTGTGAATGAGGTCATGAGCATTGGCAGGACCTCTCATGTTAACATTGTTAACTTATTTAGGTTTTGTTTGGAGCGATCAAAACGAGCTCTTATATATGAGTACATGCCCAACGGTTCCTTGGATAAGTACATTTACTCAGAGAACCCCAAAGAAATTTTAGGATGGGAGAGGCTCTATGCAATAGCACTCGGGATTGCTCGTGGCCTCGAATACTTGCACCATAGCTGTAATACACGTATCGTCCATTTTGATATCAAGCCCCAAAATATCCTTCTAGACAAGGATTTTAACCCGAAGATTGCTGATTTTGGTCTAGCTAAATTGTGTCATACAAAGGAGAGCAAGCTTTCAATGACTGGTGCTAGAGGAACAATTGGATTCATCGCTCCAGAAGTTCACTCTCGAACATTTGGAGTGGTTTCAACAAAGTCAGATGTttatagttatggaatgatgctttTGGAGATGGTTGGAGGAAGGAGAAATGTAAAATCAATTGTTGCAAAATCCAGTGAAAAGTATTTTCCAGACTGGATTTATGATCACTTTGCGCAAGATGATGGATTACAAGCATGTGAAGTCATAGGAGAAACTGAAGAAATCGCAAGAAAGATTACATTAATTGGATTGTGGTGCGTACAGATATTGCCTGCATATCGTCCTACCATAACCAAAGTTCTAGAAATGTTCGAGAGAAGCTCAGATGACATGGACATGCCACCGAAGCAAAACTTCTCTGGATTGCT GGAAAGTTCAGCTCACAATATGGATGTACAAAGTTCAAGTTCTAACAAATCTGAGGAGATCAGCCTTGTGAAttaa